The DNA window GTTTGACAAGCGGTACGAGGAAGCGTTTGGTTATCCGACATTGGGGAGGCGGGCCACTATCGGCATCTCCCTCGATCGGAGCCGATGAGCATTGCGCTGTCGTGGAGCAGTGGAAAGGACGCGGCGTGGGCCCTGCATCTGCTGAGGCAGCAGGGCCACGACGTGTCGATGCTGATTACGACGGTCACCCGGGATTTCGACCGGGTGGCCATCCATGGGGTACGTCGCAGCGTGCTGCGGCAGCAGGCGGCCCGGGTCGACCTGCCCCTCCTCGAGGTCGAGCTTCCCTGGCCGTGCTCCAATGACCTGTACGAGTTTGCGATGGGGGCGGCCCTGGCCCGTCTCAAGGAGCGCGAGGACATTTCGGCCGTTGCGTTCGGCGACCTGTTCCTGGCAGACGTACGCATCTACCGCGAGCGCCTGTTGGCGCCCCACGGGCTGGAGCCCCTCTTTCCCCTCTGGGGCATGCGCACCGATCTGCTGATGCGCAACATGATCCGGGCGGGTGTCGTTGCCAATGTGGTGTCCCTCGACCCTGCGAAGGTGCCGAGCCGGTTTGCCGGCTGGGCTATCGATCGCTCCTTCCTGGATGCGCTGCCGCCCGAGGTGGACCCGTGCGGAGAGAACGGCGAGTTTCACACCGTCGTTTCCGACGGGCCAATGTTTGCGAGTCCGGTACCGCTGATACCGGGCGAGATCGTCGAACGAGACGGTTTCGTCTTTGCCGACTTCCGTACCACGGCCGTACCGGAGTAAGGGAGTGATTCCGTCTCCCTGCCGTCAGATCTGCGTTCTGGGCCGCGACAATCATTGCGACGGTTGTGGCCGGTCGCTCGATGAAGTCCGGCGCTGGCTCAGCATGAGTCCGATGGAGCGCCAGATCGTGATGGCTCGGGTTGCGAGTTGGACTCCCCGCCCTTCGGACCGCTAGACCCCGCCTGGTCCGTACTGCAGCAGTTCTTCAGCAGCGAATCCTGACGTCACCGAGGCACGTTCCACTGAACGGCCATCCAGGCGCGGCGGCCCTGAATCGGGCCATAGACGTAGCTGGTATCGAAATCCGGGCCGAACGGGTCGTCTGGCCGTACCAGCGGACTGGGCTGCCGATAGCCAAGCAGATTGCGAATTCCGAACAGCAGGAACGAGTTGAGCCCGACCGCCCGGGTCAGCTGAACGTTGTGCTCCGAGTACCAGGGCGACCGGTCGGGGCGATCAGGAAAGGACGGTAACGCCATCGGCCCCACCAGCCGGGCAGTCCAGTCGAGCGTGAGCCTGATCGGTGCGATCTCACCGGAAACGGTTGCCTCGCCCTTGAACGATGGGGCAAAGACGAGGTCGCTGCGGACCCGCTCGTTCTCCTCGAAGGCGTCCATCGCAGTCCCGCCGAGTTTGAACGAAAGGGGAAAAACCTCGCCGGGAGCGAAGGTGACGGTCGCGGAGATGCCGCGGGTGACCGCGTGTCCGCGAAGGTTGCGGTACAGAATCAGGTCCGGATCGCTGTCGTAGTCCGGCAGAATCCGATTGCTGAACCTGGTGTAGAACGCATCTAAGTCGAGGGTGACCGCATAGTCCCCCACCGCCGCGGTGTGGGTGGCGCTGAGGGTTCCGGTCGCACTCCGCTCCGGATCGAGCTGCTCCGCAATGACGACCGTGCGCGCGCCCGTCAGCGCCGCGTGATCTTCGGTAAAGAGGTTGACGACCCGAAACCCGGTGGCCAGGTTGAGGCGAAGGGCCGATGCGTCACCAAGGTCCAGCTTGGCGCTGGCGCGAGGCGACAGTATCAGGCCATGCGCACCATGCCGATCCACCCGGAGACCACCCAGGAGGGTCACGTTTCCAAGGGGCTGCTCGAGCTGAGCAAAGACGCCGGGCACGACCCGGACATCCGCCTCCAAAGTCGCAGGGGTCTCGTCGTCGTAGCGGAGGTAGCGCACCCCTGCGCCGGCAACCAGGTTTGCCTGCTCACCGACGGCCCGGGCGTACTGCAGCTGCCCGAACCCGGTGAGTTGCGAGGCACGATACGGCATCGTGCCGTAGTAGCTGTCCTGGTCGTGCCAGCTTCCGGACCAGTCGAAGCGCAGACCCTGGCCCAGCAAGGCAGGATGCACCGCACCAATCAGTTCTACTCGCCTGGTATCGACCTGTTCACCGTAGATCCGGCTGCCCCCGCGGTCGCGCCGGGCCCAGTCGAGCTGCCCGCCGAAGCGATCCTCGAAGTACAGCTTGGCCGCCAGATCGGCCTTGCGGTAGCTGGCGGGGCCGAACGACCACTTGTTGAAGAGCGCAATACGGCTCATCACCGGAATATCGGTAAACCCGTCGGCATTCCGATCGAAGCGGTACCGGTTGTGCGCTACGCTTCCGCTCAGCAAGGTGCGCACCTCACCGCGGTGGGATGACACCGCAAAGTCGGTGCTGAGTTCGCGATCCGTGCTGGCACTGAGCGTCAGGCTCGACCGGGGCGCAAAGCGCGGGTCCTTGGTAATCACGTTGATGACGCCACCCATGGCCTCGCTGCCGTACAGGGTCGAGGCCGGACCGCGAATGATCTCGACCTGTTCGACCAGGGCCGGGTGAATGCCGTTGAGACCGTAGACCGTTGCGAGGGAGCTCATGATCGGCGCACCGTCGATCAGTACCGCCGTGTACGGCCCTTCCATCCCGTTGATGCGGATGCTGTTGGTGTAGCAGACGCCGCAGTCGATCTGCTGGGAAATGCCGGTCAGCGTCTGCAGCGACTCCATCAGATTGTTGGTCAGGTTTCGCTCGAGAAATCGGGCCGAGACGACCTCGACCTTGACAGGAGACTCCGAGAGCCGCGTTTCGCGTCGCGTGCCGGTGACCACCACGGGGTCGAGCTCACGGGCGTTCTCCTCGAGCTCGATCACCAGGGCGTCGGTCGCGGTGCCGATCGTGAGGGACCGAACCGTCGACTTGTAGCCGATCGCGGCAACCCGCAGCGACACCGGACCCGACACGAGTACGGTCAGGCGAAATCGCCCCGTTGCGTCGGTCACGACCCGGGTCGTACCGATCGACACACCTGCGCCTTCGACTGGGAGCCCTTTCGACCGGACCACGCCAGCCACGATCGACTGCGCCTCGAGAGATCCAAGCGCCAAGCCCGCCCACAGCAATGCACTCCACCACACGCCCTTCACCGCATCCTCCTCACGAGCCCCGCCGGGCAATCTCCCGGACGAACTGCACCACCGACGGCTTGTTCCATTCTGCGGCACCGCGGCGGTGAAGCACGATGCGTCCCTCACGATCGATCACCAGCGTGGTGGGCAGCGCCAGCACACTGAGCGACTCCGGCATTCGACTTCGTTCCAGGTAGATCGGCAGGTCGATTCGTTGTGCCCGCACAAACCGCTGGACGGTTGCCGGAGCCTCCGCCGACACTGCGGCAAAGACAACGTCGGTCTCGGCAAGCGAGTCTCGCAGCGCCATGAGCGACGGCAGCTCGGTGACACACGGCCGGCACCAGGTAGCCCAGAGGTTGAGAACCACGACGCGACCGCGCCACGCCTCGAGGCTGACGACGGTTCCGGCCGTGGTCGTCAGCTGCCAGCCGTAGCCCTCGGCGCCGATCGAGGGAGGCATTCCACCCTCTTCCTGCGCGGCCAGCACACCGACGCCCAGCGACGCGGCAAACAGCAGCCCGGAAAACAATCGGCTACCGGACACGACCCTCACCCTCGACGTCCCGGGTACAGAGGATCATCCCAGCCAGCTCCCGCCCGACCATCCGCTCATCCGTACCGATTCGTACGGCCACCGGCCCGCCGTAGGGATAGCAGTCGACTACCGTCAGCTCCGTACCTGGCACCAGGCCCTCGACTGCCAGAAAACGAAGACGACCCTCATCCCGGCTGTCGACTCGCGCGATCGTGACTGTTTCGCCAGGTTCGATGTCGACCAGGGGCACATGGATGAAGTCGGCGATGGTGCCATCGGCGTCGGGAATCGGGTCGCCGTGGGGATCGACCCGCGGATTGCCGAGGGCATGCGCCATCCGCTCGACCAGCTCGTCGCTGACGGCGTGCTCGAGCCGCTCGGCCTCCTCGTGCACCGTGTCCCAGGTGTAGCCGAGAAACGCCACGAGATAGGCCTCGATGAGTCGATGCCTGCGCAGCATGCGTAACGCCAGCAGGCGGCCCTCGTCAGTCAGCCTGGCACCGCGGTAGGGCAGATGTTCTACCAGCCCCTGCCCCGACAGCCGTTTGATCATGCCACTGACGGAGGCCGGGGTCAGGTTGAGATGAGACGCCAGGTCGTTGGTGCCCACCGAGGCGTCGGCCGAGGACAGGCTGTAGATCGCCTTGAGATAGTCTTCGATCGAGCGGGTCAGCGGTTCTCGCGCGTCGGCAGCGGTCATGGTGTCCTCCTCAGCTCACCAGTCGCCAGATCTGGGCGACCAGGAAGCAGACGGTGAAACCGAGCATCAGCGGCAGCAGCGCGGCCAGGGCGGTCCACTGCCAGCTGCGCGTTTCCTTGTAGATCGTATAAATGGTGGTCGAGCAGGGATTATGGAGCAGTGAGAACAGCATCACGTTGAGACCGGTCAGCGTGGTCCAACCCGCCGCACGCAGCAGGTCGCCGACCTCGCCCGGATTCTCCAGCTCGAACATGACGCCATCGCCAGCGCCGAGGCCGACCATCTTCCCGGTCAGGACGGTGAGCATCAGGATGCTCGGAATCACGATTTCGTTTGCGGGTACCGCCACGATGTACGCCAGCAGAATGACACCGTTCAAACCAATCAGGAGTCCGAACGGATCGAGCCCGGTCACCAGATGCGAGGCAATGCTCTCGCCACCGATCTGGAGGTTCGAGATCAGCCAGATCACGGCACCCGCAGGCGCCGCAAACAGGACGGCCCGCCACAGCACGATCAGGGTGCGATCGATCAGCGAGGTGTACAGGGTCTGGAGCAGCCGCGGCGGGCGGTACGGCGGTAACTCGAGACTGAAGGTGGTTGCTTCGCCTTTGAGCACGGTACGGGTGAGCAACCACGAGGCCAGGAACATGAAGAAGATTCCGAGCAGCGCGATGCCGACCACCGCCGACGCGGAGACCAGGCCCGCCAAGTGCGCTGGAGCAAGAGCGCCGAGAAAGATCGACGCGATCAGGATCTGGGTGGGCCAGCGCCCGTTGCAGAGTGAGAAATTATTGGTCAGAATGGCGACCAGGCGCTCGCGCGGGCTGTCGATGATCCGAGTCGCGACCACGCCCGCCGCATTGCAGCCGAAGCCCATGCACATGGTCAGCGCCTGCTTACCGTGCGCACCGGCTCGGTGAAAGTAGCGATCGAGGTTGAAGGCCACTCTCGGCAGGTAGCCGAAGTCTTCGAGCAGCGTAAACAGCGGAAAGAAGATGGCCATCGGCGGTAGCATGACGCTGACGACCCAGGCGGTTGCCAGGTAGACGCCATCGACCAGAAACCCGGTCAGCCACCATGGAGCGGCAATCCCCTCCATCAAGCCCTTGATCCAGGGATGCCCGCCATCGATCAGCAGCGTTGCCAGTGCCTGCGAGGGCACATTCGAGCCGCTGATGGTCAGCCAGAAGACGACCATCAGGATCGCCAGCATCATGGGAAAGCCGAACCAGCGGCTGGTCAGCAGGTAGTCCAGGGTCCGATCGATGTTGAACTTGGCCTTCTTGCCGCCGGTCAGGACCGCCCGCGATGTGATACTCTCCGCCGCGTCATAGACGCTGGCCGTTACCGCATCGTGGAAGTCCGGACTCAACCGCCAACGCTCCGCGGCAACCGCATCGAGCAGGTGCTGCTGCGCTTCCGAAAGCTCGTCAGGAACGACGTCTGGCAGCGCCGAGGTTGCGCGCCACTCGCCGCTGGCCAGGGCACCGATTTCGCCGGATCGGACCGCGTCCAGAACCCGCTGGTCGGCGTTCAAGAGGCGAAGCGCAACCCAGCGGATGTTGGGCAGCGACGGGAACGCGGCGGAAATGAGCGGAACCAGCGCACTAATGGCCGCCTCGACCTGGGGCGGATGCTGCTGAATCCGAAACGGTGAGGTCCGTCGAGCTCCCGAGGCAACCTGATGCACCGCCTCGAGCAGGGCGTCGATGCCCTCGCCACGACGGGCGGATGTTGGCACGACGGGCACGCCCAGCTCGGCTTCGAGCTTGGCCGGATCGACCGCAATACCGTGCCGGCGGGCCTCGTCCATCAGGTTGAGGCAGACAACGACGCGGTCGGTGATCTCGAGTACCTGCAGGGTCAGATTGAGGTTCCGTTCGAGCCGGGTCGCGTCAAGCACGACGATGGTGACATCGGGGCGACCGAACAGGAGGAAGTCGCGGGCAACCTCTTCGTCGGTGCTGCCGGCCTGCAGCGAATAGGTTCCTGGCAGATCGATGATCCGAACCCGCTTGCCATGGTTCTCGAAGGTTCCTTCGGCACGGGTCACGGTCTTGCCCGGCCAGTTCCCGGTATGCTGGCGCAAGCCGGTCACCGCGTTGAAAACGGTGCTCTTGCCGGTATTGGGATTGCCGGCGAGCGCGACGAGATAGTCCCACTTGCCGGAGAGACCGCCGAGCTGGACCAGCTCTCCGCGGCGAAGCGACGGGGCCAGGCGCTTCTTGATCGCCGTCAGCGAACTCATTGCGCAGCCTCCCCGACACGGCGGATGAAGACCGCATGCGCCTGGGCTCGTCTGAGCGCGATCAGTGCGCCGCGAATCCGGTACGCAGTCGGGTCGCCTGCGGCGCTCCGCAACTCCGCCGTGACGGCCGTTCCCGGAAGCAGGCCCAAGTCGAGCAAGCGCCGTCGCTGGGGGCCCTGGACCGCCGCGGCAATCTGAACCACCTCGGCCGCTTCGCCGGGGCGCAAGGTATCGAGTCGCTCGAAGCTCGACTGGGCGTCGTCAGCTGCGCGGTGAACCACGGAAACGGCCGAGGCCATCAGCGGATCGATCTGTCGCGGCTCGCCGGCAACCAGGATCTCGACCCGGTTCGGTTCGCTGCGGACCAGCGTAATGGGCACGGCGACGTCGATGCCCAGGCTGAGAAGCTCTCGATAGACAGACACGGGCTCATCTTCAACGTGCACCACGGTGCCGGTCTGACCGGGCTGCAGCGTCACCAAAGCCACCCCCTCGTTGGGCGGCAGGGTTCCCGCAGCGGTCGGAATCGGATCGCCGTGGGGATCGTAGACGGGGTGACCCATCCGGGCAGCGAGCGCCTCTACGTCATCTTCCGACAGCACATGCTCGGCCGTCTCAGCAAGGTCGTGCCAATCGGCCGGTGACGCACCGGTCCGGTCGGCGTAGTAGCGTTCCAACAGACGGTGTGTCCGCAGAATTCGCAACGCGTAGGCACGTCCGCTCTCGGTCAGGACGATGCCGGTCGGTTCGGAACGCGCCAGATCGAGGCCTGCCAGGCGCGCAATCAGGAGATGGGCCTTACTCGTCGAGATCTCCAGCATCCCTGCCAAGCTGGCCAGCGACGCCGGCCGCTCGCTCAGCTCGCAATTGACGAGATGCTTGAGCGCATCCTCGATCCGCACCCGTTCCGTGGTTCGCCGAAAACGAACCCACTGGGCAACCAGACCGCGGCGCGGCCACGCAATCGCGGCAACGACAACGAGAAGACCGGCGAACCAGGCGAGAGCCTCGAGAGGCGAAACCATGCGACAACTCAGCGAAGGAGAATTATCACGGTAGTCCGAATCAACGATTTAGGATAACCTAATTTTCTAATTTGTCAAACCGCAACGCTGACTTCGACAGGGCGCAACCCTGGCTCCTTCGCGAGGGCTCCCGTCGTCGAATGTACCATAAACGATTTATTTACAACGCGTTACAATGAGGATGTCAGCGGAGTAGCGACAGGACAGGGGTCAGGATCCGCTCGGTCATGCCCCAGACAACACCGAGGTTGAGATGGTAGCCAGGGAAGAGGTACCGGGTACCTTCGGCCCGATACTCGAACGGGCGGTACACCTCGCCCCGCAACAGCTCGTCGAGGGGTACCCACCCTGCTGCCGCCACCTCGAGATTGGGATTGAGGGGTTCGGCACGATCGACGGCGAACAGGTAGGGTGTCACGACCACGGGTGGGAGCGATGGGGAGCGCGGCGCGGAGTCGTCGAACTGGCCCAGGACTCGGGCTCGGGTCAGGTCGAGGCCAACCTCTTCACTGGTTTCTCGCTTGGCGGTCGTCAGCAAGTCGGGGTCTTCGGCG is part of the Gemmatimonadales bacterium genome and encodes:
- a CDS encoding adenine nucleotide alpha hydrolase, with translation MSIALSWSSGKDAAWALHLLRQQGHDVSMLITTVTRDFDRVAIHGVRRSVLRQQAARVDLPLLEVELPWPCSNDLYEFAMGAALARLKEREDISAVAFGDLFLADVRIYRERLLAPHGLEPLFPLWGMRTDLLMRNMIRAGVVANVVSLDPAKVPSRFAGWAIDRSFLDALPPEVDPCGENGEFHTVVSDGPMFASPVPLIPGEIVERDGFVFADFRTTAVPE
- a CDS encoding DUF1289 domain-containing protein is translated as MIPSPCRQICVLGRDNHCDGCGRSLDEVRRWLSMSPMERQIVMARVASWTPRPSDR
- a CDS encoding TonB-dependent receptor, producing the protein MKGVWWSALLWAGLALGSLEAQSIVAGVVRSKGLPVEGAGVSIGTTRVVTDATGRFRLTVLVSGPVSLRVAAIGYKSTVRSLTIGTATDALVIELEENARELDPVVVTGTRRETRLSESPVKVEVVSARFLERNLTNNLMESLQTLTGISQQIDCGVCYTNSIRINGMEGPYTAVLIDGAPIMSSLATVYGLNGIHPALVEQVEIIRGPASTLYGSEAMGGVINVITKDPRFAPRSSLTLSASTDRELSTDFAVSSHRGEVRTLLSGSVAHNRYRFDRNADGFTDIPVMSRIALFNKWSFGPASYRKADLAAKLYFEDRFGGQLDWARRDRGGSRIYGEQVDTRRVELIGAVHPALLGQGLRFDWSGSWHDQDSYYGTMPYRASQLTGFGQLQYARAVGEQANLVAGAGVRYLRYDDETPATLEADVRVVPGVFAQLEQPLGNVTLLGGLRVDRHGAHGLILSPRASAKLDLGDASALRLNLATGFRVVNLFTEDHAALTGARTVVIAEQLDPERSATGTLSATHTAAVGDYAVTLDLDAFYTRFSNRILPDYDSDPDLILYRNLRGHAVTRGISATVTFAPGEVFPLSFKLGGTAMDAFEENERVRSDLVFAPSFKGEATVSGEIAPIRLTLDWTARLVGPMALPSFPDRPDRSPWYSEHNVQLTRAVGLNSFLLFGIRNLLGYRQPSPLVRPDDPFGPDFDTSYVYGPIQGRRAWMAVQWNVPR
- a CDS encoding TlpA family protein disulfide reductase, coding for MSGSRLFSGLLFAASLGVGVLAAQEEGGMPPSIGAEGYGWQLTTTAGTVVSLEAWRGRVVVLNLWATWCRPCVTELPSLMALRDSLAETDVVFAAVSAEAPATVQRFVRAQRIDLPIYLERSRMPESLSVLALPTTLVIDREGRIVLHRRGAAEWNKPSVVQFVREIARRGS
- a CDS encoding metal-dependent transcriptional regulator; this encodes MTAADAREPLTRSIEDYLKAIYSLSSADASVGTNDLASHLNLTPASVSGMIKRLSGQGLVEHLPYRGARLTDEGRLLALRMLRRHRLIEAYLVAFLGYTWDTVHEEAERLEHAVSDELVERMAHALGNPRVDPHGDPIPDADGTIADFIHVPLVDIEPGETVTIARVDSRDEGRLRFLAVEGLVPGTELTVVDCYPYGGPVAVRIGTDERMVGRELAGMILCTRDVEGEGRVR
- the feoB gene encoding ferrous iron transport protein B — encoded protein: MSSLTAIKKRLAPSLRRGELVQLGGLSGKWDYLVALAGNPNTGKSTVFNAVTGLRQHTGNWPGKTVTRAEGTFENHGKRVRIIDLPGTYSLQAGSTDEEVARDFLLFGRPDVTIVVLDATRLERNLNLTLQVLEITDRVVVCLNLMDEARRHGIAVDPAKLEAELGVPVVPTSARRGEGIDALLEAVHQVASGARRTSPFRIQQHPPQVEAAISALVPLISAAFPSLPNIRWVALRLLNADQRVLDAVRSGEIGALASGEWRATSALPDVVPDELSEAQQHLLDAVAAERWRLSPDFHDAVTASVYDAAESITSRAVLTGGKKAKFNIDRTLDYLLTSRWFGFPMMLAILMVVFWLTISGSNVPSQALATLLIDGGHPWIKGLMEGIAAPWWLTGFLVDGVYLATAWVVSVMLPPMAIFFPLFTLLEDFGYLPRVAFNLDRYFHRAGAHGKQALTMCMGFGCNAAGVVATRIIDSPRERLVAILTNNFSLCNGRWPTQILIASIFLGALAPAHLAGLVSASAVVGIALLGIFFMFLASWLLTRTVLKGEATTFSLELPPYRPPRLLQTLYTSLIDRTLIVLWRAVLFAAPAGAVIWLISNLQIGGESIASHLVTGLDPFGLLIGLNGVILLAYIVAVPANEIVIPSILMLTVLTGKMVGLGAGDGVMFELENPGEVGDLLRAAGWTTLTGLNVMLFSLLHNPCSTTIYTIYKETRSWQWTALAALLPLMLGFTVCFLVAQIWRLVS
- a CDS encoding metal-dependent transcriptional regulator yields the protein MVSPLEALAWFAGLLVVVAAIAWPRRGLVAQWVRFRRTTERVRIEDALKHLVNCELSERPASLASLAGMLEISTSKAHLLIARLAGLDLARSEPTGIVLTESGRAYALRILRTHRLLERYYADRTGASPADWHDLAETAEHVLSEDDVEALAARMGHPVYDPHGDPIPTAAGTLPPNEGVALVTLQPGQTGTVVHVEDEPVSVYRELLSLGIDVAVPITLVRSEPNRVEILVAGEPRQIDPLMASAVSVVHRAADDAQSSFERLDTLRPGEAAEVVQIAAAVQGPQRRRLLDLGLLPGTAVTAELRSAAGDPTAYRIRGALIALRRAQAHAVFIRRVGEAAQ
- a CDS encoding CoA pyrophosphatase, producing MSRIDQLAQALQARPPVLADPTGRARAAVAIVLAPHPDAILLIRRAERAGDRWSGQMAFPGGRWAAEDPDLLTTAKRETSEEVGLDLTRARVLGQFDDSAPRSPSLPPVVVTPYLFAVDRAEPLNPNLEVAAAGWVPLDELLRGEVYRPFEYRAEGTRYLFPGYHLNLGVVWGMTERILTPVLSLLR